The window AACCGACAGCGCGGTCGGCGCCACGATGGCCGCCAAGCGTCTCACGGACGAGCTCGTCGTCGGCTTCGCGTTCACCGTCCCGTTCGGTCTCGCCTACGAGTACGGCAACGCGTCGATCGCGCGCTTCACCGCGACCAAGTCGAAGCTCGTCACCTACAACATGCAGCCGAGCTTCGCGTACGAGTTCTATCCCGGCATCTCGATCGGTGCGGGCTTCGACATCATCTACGCCGACGTCGCGCTCAACCAGAAGCTGCAGCCGCCCGGCTTCGAGGAGATGAACGTCCGTCTGCAGGCCGACGACTGGACGTTCGGCTGGAACGCGGGAGTCCTGTGGGAGATCACCGAGGACTACCGCATCGGCTGGGCGTACCGCTCACCGCTCGTCTTCGGGCTGCGCGGCACGGCCAAGGTGTCGCCCAACCCGCTGTTCGACTCTCTGCAGAACGCGAAGGCGACGGTGACCTTCCCCGACACCTGGACGCTGAGCGGCGTCGCCCGCGTCCATCCCCAGTGGCAGATCCTCGGCGACCTGCAGTGGATCCACTGGGCGCGCATCCAGGACGTCAACGTGATCTTCCAGCCGCGCGGCACCGGCCAGGGACAGGCCCTCCTGCCCAACCAGACGCTGCCCTTCGGCTTCCGCAACACCTTCCGCGGCGCGCTCGGCGCCGAGTACTTCCACGACGAGGAGTGGACTTTCCGCGGCGGCGTCGGCTTCGATCAGGCGGCGTCGACCGATCGCACGCGCACCGCGCGACTCCCGGACGCGAACCGCATCCTGCTCTCGGTGGGCATCGGCTACAACTTGACGCGCCACATGGCGATCGACGTCTCGTACACGCACATCTTCATCCCCGGTCACCCGAAGATCGACCAGGTGGGCACCGGCACGACGCTCACCGGCGAGTACAGCTCGAGCGTCGACCTGTTCGGTTTGCAGCTCACCTTCACGTTCGACGAGGGGCTGCCGTTCATCTCGTGACGCGCGTCAGAGGAACGTCGCGAAGACGCTGTCGGCGACGAGCAGACCGCGCGTCGTGAGGCGCAGCCGTCCCGCGTCGCTCCACTCCGCGAGCCCGTCCGCGACCAGCTCGGCGACGTGCGGGAAGGCGTCCTCGAGCGGCTCGCCGAAGCGGGACGCGAACCTCTGCGGATCGAGCCCGCGGCGCTCGCGCAGCCCGAGCCAGCAGGCCTCGCCCATCGCCTGCGCGCGCGTCAAGCGCTCCTCGAGCGCACCGACCGCGGTACCACGCGCGCGTACCGCCTCCATGTAGCGGTTCGGGTCGCGCAGGTTCTCCCAGCGCGCGCCCCACGACGCGTCGGGATCGCGGTCGTGCGGCGTGCGCGGCGCGAACGAGTGCGCGCCCGCGCCGAGCCCGAGGTAGGGGATGCCGCGCCAGTAGGCGAGGTTGTGGCGCGCCTCGCGTCCCGCGCGCGCGTAGTTCGAGATCTCGTACTGCGCGTAGCCCGCGTCGGCGAGGCGCTCGCGCACGAGCTGGTAGAGCGCGACCTCGAGCTCCTCGCTCG is drawn from Candidatus Binatia bacterium and contains these coding sequences:
- a CDS encoding OmpP1/FadL family transporter — its product is MRRAARASLALVASVVALAVLPHVAQASGFFLLEQSARLQGTSYAGTAALADDATTVYYNPAGMSRIKNWSFAQSGYLVSIQSELENATATNFGQPVTGPNGRNSAGAGTDSAVGATMAAKRLTDELVVGFAFTVPFGLAYEYGNASIARFTATKSKLVTYNMQPSFAYEFYPGISIGAGFDIIYADVALNQKLQPPGFEEMNVRLQADDWTFGWNAGVLWEITEDYRIGWAYRSPLVFGLRGTAKVSPNPLFDSLQNAKATVTFPDTWTLSGVARVHPQWQILGDLQWIHWARIQDVNVIFQPRGTGQGQALLPNQTLPFGFRNTFRGALGAEYFHDEEWTFRGGVGFDQAASTDRTRTARLPDANRILLSVGIGYNLTRHMAIDVSYTHIFIPGHPKIDQVGTGTTLTGEYSSSVDLFGLQLTFTFDEGLPFIS